The Raphanus sativus cultivar WK10039 chromosome 6, ASM80110v3, whole genome shotgun sequence sequence TAGCCTATGATTCGTGTACAAATGATTAAAATTCAAAGCATGAGTACTAGTAtctatttcttaaaaaaaaacaaagaataacTAGTAACACAAAGATGaacatttagaccaaaaaaaaaaaaacacaaagatgAACATTTGCTCGTTTGGTTTGGTTTACTCGCTTGAAAATTATGATCTAATAGAAATATATTGGTTGGTCATGACCGAAAATGGACATAGATAAATGAAACACTGTGTATGTGTAGAGACACCAAAATTTTAagaattgatatatatatatatatatatatatatatatataaacaaaattgtgtaaaaattattagaattcATACTAAATTATGTGTAACTCCCAAAATCTCATGACTGATCTTCTTTTATATACTCGGTTGTGAGAATTATGATCGAATTTGAAAGTTGGTTTTGTTATGTATGATAATTTGTtatatttggtttggtttgtatattcttttataaacattttttctagattttaattaattttagtttgttCGGTTAACTTTTGGTTTATTATGTGCATTTCAAATCTTTTGTATGACTTTTATCAGAGAACAAAAAGTGAAACCTGTGATAGAAGCTGCTGTCGGTTTAGTGCTCTTGATCTTGCAAGTGGCGTCTTCGCCTTTATAAGGATAATTTGATTCAGTGGTTAAGCCGCCAGTGGCCATTATGTGCTCAAACGCAGTATCCATTAGACCGCCGCTGCAGCCAAAATCGTTAGTGTCGCAGTCAACAAGCTGTTGCTCAGACAAAGAAATAAGTTTCCCTTTCTTTATCTGCGTTGCTCCTTCTATAGCCGCAACTGCTGAAAACGCCCAACAACATCCTACACATACACTCCCTCGTTTATTAGTTTCACCATCCATGCAAAATTATCTTAGGGATGGTTATTAGATCTGGTTAGATTACATATTTTGACTTTTTCGGTTTTGAGCTTTCATAATCGGAACTTTTAAGTTCGGCTTAAAATCCTCGATTCATATTAGCTCCGATTTTGGAATAGAAGCTacttgaaatatatttatttaaattctcTCTTAGTTTTAGCATAAagaaatctattttattttgtatatatataattgaaaaaaaaagtatcggttcggtttattttggttatttgttGTTTATATTAGGTACAAAATAAAGTGATCAAATCGTTTGGGAAAAGGAAACCAACTTTTTCAGTTTCAAACTTTCAATAAAAACGGTTCAAAATTTCAGCTTGGTCTAGTActttagtttatattattatatacatgaaTAAAGATTACGAGTTATGTTTATTACCACAACTGCCTTGATTCTTGATAGGAGTCACAGCTCCTTTCGTCCTCCAATCAACAGCAATCGGCAAAGCACCAGAAGAAACGTTTTGGTACCTAAACGAGGTCGATTTTGTTTGACTTTGGCTAGACAAGACCGAGTTTCCTTTGTAACCAGTGTACATAGAACGAAACTCGTCGTTGGTTAGATCAGCAAACTGGTTCACCGCGAGCTTAAACGTTCTTCCGGCGGGAACGTTGTTTAAGCGTTCAATGCGTTCCACGTTGCGCTTGAACACAACGTAGCGATTGCTTTTCTCATTCATATCTGCGTAAACACGTCCATGTTCGGCCATCCACTCGTCGTGCCTCTTTTGCATGATGAGTTCATCGTCGAGAGGGCGAGAAAGCGTGATCGAGAAACATAATGATGAAACTAGAGAGACTATGAGAAAGATTTTGACGTGGTTTAAAGCCATTGTTTTTGAAAAGTTGAAGGGGATTTAGATACTAGTTTGATTACTCCAAAAGGGTTTTGAAGTGGGGTTTTTATAGTGAAAAAAGTGTGATCTTATTGGTAATGTTCCTATGAGGTGATTATGACAAAGTATTTTTAGTTTACAAGTAATGATCACTTATACACCTATGTAGATAACTAGAACGTATCATGGTTCAAACCTATTAGACTTTCATCTCCCAAGGCTTAACGATACTGGAACTTGGTTACTGATTGGTGTTTgggaaatatatttattaatgtaaaaattgaaaatcaaatattaaggaagcatttaaaaatgatatttgttacaaaaaaaaaactgaaaatcatGTGAAACATATTTGTTTGAACTAGCAATTTTCAGCTGCTCAATATATCATTTATGTAACTATGTTTACCCATCATAGCgtctcttttttatttaaaaggcTAAGACTGTAATCTTGcatagtttagaaaataaaacaatggGTTTATTGTAACAGTTAACgcttttttgtttgctaaaTACAATTAACCAATTTCTACGTActttcatagttttttttttttttttgtaacttcgtACTTTCATACAGGGGCGGACGGACATTATAGGGTATGGGGTCACATGCCCCCTACTCTTTCAAATTTTTTCTTAAGTAATCTAAATTAATCTGGTTGAATTGTACATAGTTTAGTGAAGAAATAGGTAAAGTGCCCCCAATTCAGAATTTATCTTGTCATTTTTAACATTGTGCCCCCAACTAAAAGTGTTTCTGCATCCGCCCCTGCTTTCATAGTTTGTTTCTGAGGTTTTATAATATGTTCAATATGATCATTAATCTTTTTCAACTAGAAATGGAACTTTCGTAGTTCAACATTCTCAGTTTTGCTGATTAACGAATTTGTTTCAAATATGCCGTTAACGCATAAAATCATTATAATCTTATCAAAACATGGAATCTTATTTTGTCctcttattaattaattaatttgagTTCAAAGATTCCGTTCATTCAGAAGAGAACCATTCGTGCAAGTTAAAAGTttaaacaaagagaagaaaatgatTCGACAAAATTAACTAACTGGATCAAATCATCGAATCATAATCACTCAGAACAAGTGAACTTCATTACGCTAAGTATCCTTTGGTAGATAAATCTAAATGATTTGCTTTCCTTTTCAATCATGTTTCCCACCAATTTCATCTATTCGAATTTCTATGAAGTTTTCTATTTTGTTCATAAAATACAATACAATTGCTTATAAGTTACAGCTAGGAGGtagttcaaaagaaaagaagccACAGCTAGGGATgatataagaaaaaatgaatAATCACTGGGCGGACAGGTACATCATTTCATCAAATACTATTAAAGTATGAAGCACAAATTGGGCCAAACTTTTGTTCACCGGGTAACATTACCAAATTTAAACAACTATTAGATTTTGCTCAGCACTTTTAAAATACAGAATTATTTTCAGAacaaactaaatttatttaatataaatttatatttttatttgtgtatttacatttaaatgttacaaaaatcATATTCTTGCAATTATTGTATGTTTAATATTCTAATGGAAATAACTTGAATTGCGGAATATGCAATCAACTTTTAGAATGATACGTAAATATTGGTGatatggttttaaaatatttaatcaggtttgaaaaaaaaatcaaagtacATTCTCTTGCAGTTATTAGCATTTTGAGTTATTAACATAAATAGTTAGAGCATCTTCGACcctaatttattttattctaaaatggAGTAAGATGAAGTAATAGTAAAAAATGTTCCAAaccaattaataaatttcactttaaaatagagtttactccataaatgtaGTAATCTATTTTTGGTTATTCATTACGCCATTATGAAGTGAGAAATAGAAGTGGATTGAAACATTTTTATTCTACATTCTCTTTTACTCCATTTAAAgggaaaaaatgaaattttacatcAGAGATGctcttaataatatttttacccAAAAATTGATCTGTAAGTTAGACTCCCAAACCCAATTAAACTCATTCTACATATTCAAACATGTcttaaattgctatatccgaaaaTAATATCGAACACGACCTGTACCGAGAAccgaataaatatataaataagtatatatatatatatatatattataattatagttataataatattaatacctaaaattaaaattaaaaattaaatatattagttattataGGTATTTATGGATAAAAGGATATATTAGACACAAAATATCCAAATAAATTCTATCCATGGataatttaagataaaaataaccaattttaacaatatactagattttgacccgcgcttcaaaagcgcgggtttttaaaatataaataaatttatgtattatgttacaaattatattatattgtataagggaattttattaaaatttataatttttgaattagTTTGTTTGAAATTCGTATGTACACTCCTATGTAACTCTTTAGTAGGTATGAGCATTTTTACCAGGCCGAAAAAATGAATCACTCAAAAATGCAGGCTCAGTTCGGGTCTCGAACCaggaaaattttatatattgggTATAATTTTGGACCCATGGGTCTCTTTATGAGTCTGGATCTATCCGAGACCGGATCGAATATTCAAAGTATTtgaattgtatatttaattattttggataAGTTTTTGGTATTACATACAGTTTTTAAGTTTCTTGTTtgagttttttgtttattttttggatttgaggtaaaatatcaaaattttaaaaatatatttcaggtaTTCGAATAGAATTTTTGGTATCTTCGGTTCTTCTGATCAGATTTCAagtaaaattttagttttttggatatttgaatatttattttgtttttgagtttttcgtgttttatatatttttgggttttcggaTAATTCTAgtatttttgggttttaaatACTTGAACCAATCCAAACCTGTTATACCCAAAAGTTATAGGTTTTTAACATGTGTTTGAATTATATACATGAACCCGACTCGTAACCAAAAAAAACTGATccaaattcaaaccaaaattttaaaattcttatttGGATCCAAGTGTTTAGGATTTGAAGGACATGGACCCGTAAAGAGCCGATATGTGCCCGATTCGAGGATTCAAATGTCCATGTCTactctttttattatattttatgtgaattttataaatcatatttgtTGAGTTAGTAGAATATAAGATCTACTTGGTAGATTTTTGGCTAATTTAATAGTGTAGATTTGTATGGTTATCACAAATTTAAATGTATCTTAGATAGCAAATTTTTATCgtaaattatgtttataaagataatttaacatgatatataatttagttttaaacaTATTGTCTGCTCTTctttatcaaatttgatttcgtaaatatttaaaactatatatgtaaGATGGCAcgatatataatataagttaATTCATTTTGATAATTAATCTCTAAATTAGATCCATTATTGAGTGTAAAATATAGTGCATAACAACTTTAACGTTGGGtgctaaactatttttaaaatttgttcgTTTGGACTGTACTTGAATGGTTATTTTGTGTATAAATTATCATTGAATATGATCTTATTAATAaactagggtaaacccgccctacgggcgggacaataaattaaaaataacatatatataacataaatataaatgtattttaattatattttgttatttttgttcaagatcacaaattttttttttgattatgatagtatttagaataaaaatctTTGGAATGGTAGTTGATTGGATTCTGTAAGATAAATATAGATTGTTTCTTATGTTTGTATGTGTATTTTTGAATCTATTGGGACTTtggaagtaaaaaaaaattctctaaaaatttCTGATTCAAATGATGTTGTAACTCacaaagaaaagaacattatTTGTTCATTATTTGATATGCTTCCTCACTATACACAAATTATTCCAGTGAGGAATAGAACCCTTTTCTGTTAGATATGAAACAACTACTGCCCATGGTCTTTGGGTTC is a genomic window containing:
- the LOC108810221 gene encoding senescence-specific cysteine protease SAG12, giving the protein MALNHVKIFLIVSLVSSLCFSITLSRPLDDELIMQKRHDEWMAEHGRVYADMNEKSNRYVVFKRNVERIERLNNVPAGRTFKLAVNQFADLTNDEFRSMYTGYKGNSVLSSQSQTKSTSFRYQNVSSGALPIAVDWRTKGAVTPIKNQGSCGCCWAFSAVAAIEGATQIKKGKLISLSEQQLVDCDTNDFGCSGGLMDTAFEHIMATGGLTTESNYPYKGEDATCKIKSTKPTAASITGYEDVPVNDENALMKAVAHQPVSVGIEGGGFDFQFYSSGVFTGECTTYLDHAVTAVGYSQSSNGSKYWIIKNSWGTKWGELGYMRIKKDIKDKEGLCGLAMKASYPTI